Proteins from one Bradyrhizobium roseum genomic window:
- a CDS encoding FMN-dependent NADH-azoreductase produces the protein MPKLFHLSCSPRTDSESAAGARVFLERFRQARPDWDIDAMNLWRDHLPEFEGYVLEAKYARIGGRPFTDSQRDAFAVTERIALRFALADRVLISTPMWNFSIPYKLKQWIDVITQPGLAFRFDPAQGYLPLFRDRPTVVILASGSDFITGMNRGRIDMATPYLREALRFIGISDVRFVPIGPTTGPAEPIRSAREAAHRRLAEMAARF, from the coding sequence ATGCCCAAACTCTTTCACCTGAGCTGCTCGCCGCGCACGGATTCGGAATCCGCGGCCGGCGCGCGAGTGTTTCTCGAGCGCTTCCGGCAGGCGCGGCCCGACTGGGACATCGACGCGATGAACCTGTGGCGCGATCACCTGCCGGAATTCGAGGGATATGTGCTGGAGGCCAAATATGCCCGCATCGGCGGACGGCCGTTCACGGATTCACAGCGCGATGCCTTTGCGGTGACCGAGCGCATCGCGCTGCGCTTCGCGCTCGCCGACCGCGTGCTGATCTCGACCCCGATGTGGAATTTCAGCATTCCCTACAAACTGAAACAATGGATCGACGTCATCACCCAGCCCGGGCTGGCGTTCCGCTTCGATCCAGCGCAAGGCTATCTGCCGCTGTTCAGGGACCGGCCGACGGTCGTGATCCTGGCGAGCGGCAGCGATTTCATCACCGGGATGAACCGCGGCCGCATCGACATGGCGACCCCTTATCTGCGGGAGGCGCTGCGCTTCATCGGAATCAGCGACGTGCGTTTCGTGCCGATCGGACCGACCACCGGGCCGGCAGAGCCGATCCGCAGCGCGCGCGAGGCCGCGCACCGGCGGCTGGCCGAGATGGCCGCGCGATTCTGA